CAAGGGGTGGATACTCTGCCGGTGAATACGGAGGACTGAGAAGTTCCCCTTCTTCATTTTTCAAAAGGTCCAGCTTCGGCACCTCATCTCCCCAGCCAACATAGTAAACAAGACTTGCGGCAAACATACCGAACAGAAATAAAAACCCCATCATAAATGACCGATTCTTCATCAGTTTTTTCAACATCATATCGCCACCTTCTGACCTGTTTTCCAATCAACGAAAAGCCTGATGAGGATGAGCAGGACAAAAACAGGCAGATAAAACATGATCAAACTGAAACAGATCACATCCATTTGAGAGAATGACAGGATGAAGTGGGTGATGCCATAAATATTAAATAATCTTTCAAATACGATTAAGGAAGATAACAGAAAAAGAATGATCGATTTGGAATGATTCAATAAGCTGAACGAAATATTCCGCAGGACATGGATGAAGAAAATCGAGTGTTTGGACATCCCCCTGCTCTTGATCAGGTCTACATACGGCTTCCCATATTCATCGCTCACCAGTAAATAGATGATCCGGAACAACATGATTGTCGGTAAAATACACAAAGTCACAATGGGAACAAAATACACCTTTTCCTGGGAGCCGACGATCGGAAACAGAAGCACACCCGTCTCTTTCAAGATGAAAATGACACTGTATTGAATGACAATCAAGATGAAGATATCGGGTGTGGACTCGAGCAAGTTAGTCGCCCTAAGGATGAACGTTGACCAGCCGGATGGCAGCAGATGTGTGAGGTACGCAAGAAAGATGCCCATGAGGATGGATAAAAGAAAAGCAGACAAAAAAATCGAAACAGAATAGAAATACGGCTCCCAGAAGGCCGGGAACATCGGATATGAGTTGTTCGATTCATTCGTAATGGTCATCGATTCAGAATGAACGAGGGAGGTCGATATCTCCACAATGTTGAGCATATATTGTTTCAAACTGAGATCCACACCTTCATTGAACAAACCGATGAGGCCTGTCAGAAGGATGATTCCGAACAGAACGAAGACAAATTTCAAAACCATGGAACCGATCGATTTGAGATTCATAGATTGATCCTCCGAATTCATTGGATAAAGTTACCTTTACATTACCATAATAAGCCAAAAAATCCCATAAAAAAAGGTGAAGCCCCTTTGGACTCCACCACTCTTTTCCCTATCGATCTTTCCTTACAAGATCCTCATACGTCTCCCGCTCGATCACGACCCGGGATTCCCCGTTATCCACAAACACAACAGCCGGTCTCGGTATCCGATTATAGTTACTCGCCATAGAATACCCGTATGCCCCCGTACTGAACACAGCCAGGATATCACCGTAATTCGTCGGCGGCAGCATCAGGTCCCAGATGAGCATGTCACCCGACTCGCAGCATTTCCCTGCAATGCTCACAAGCTCCGTGCATTCCTCATTCGGACGGTTTGCCAGTACCGCATGATACTTCGCCTGATACAGAGCCGGGCGTATATTATCCGTCATCCCTCCGTCAATCGCCACATACGTGCGCACATCCGGGATGATTTTCTTCGAGCCCACTTTGTATAACGTCGTGCCCGCTTCTGCCACCATGCTTCGACCCGGCTCCACCCAGACTTCCGGGAGCGGGTATTCATTTTTCGCAAAATAGGTTTTCACACTATCCGTTATCCCTTTGACATAGGTCGGAATCGGCAGAGGCTGGTCTTCTTCCGTATACCGGACACCAAATCCGCCACCGATATTCAAGACAGGCATCATGACGTCCAAATCGATCCGGATCCGCTGCATGAAATCAGACAGTACCCGGATCGCCTGATCAAAGCCTTCCTGTTCAAAGATCTGAGATCCGATATGGGAATGGAGGCCCAGCAATGAGAAATACGGCTTCCTGATGGCAAGTCCAATCGCCGTTGCCGCCTGTCCGTTTGAAATGCTGAATCCGAATTTTGAATCTTCCTGGCCCGTCGTGATGTACTCGTGGGTATGGGCTTCCACCCCCGGTGTGACCCTGATCAGGATCTGCACCTCCTGCTCCCGCTCTTTTGCCAGGTCATGGAGCAGTTCAAGTTCAAGGAAACTATCGACGACAAAGCAGCCGATTTCAGCTTCAAGAGCCATTAGAAGCTCATCTTCGGATTTATTGTTGCCGTGAAAATGGATCCGTGCAGCCGGGAAACCAGCTTCAAGTGCCGTATACAATTCCCCGCCTGAGACGACATCCAGGGAGAGGTTCTCTTGTTCCGCCAGGCGCACCATTTCTTTACAAAGAAATGCCTTACTCGCATACGCCACCTGATATTTCAGACCACTCTCATTGAATGCATCCCGAAACAATTTCGCATTCCCGCGAATCATCCCTTCATCATAAACCATCAGTGGCGTGCCGTATCTTTCCACCAAATCACCCGTACCGATCCCACCAATCGTTAAATCCCCTTGAACATTCACATCAACTGTACTCATATCCCTAACTCCTTTAGACTCTCTAAAAAAACACAAAAAAACCGTATGAAGCAGATGCTCATACGGTTTTCCATCAAAGGTTACGGAACCAAGATGAAGACTATGTATTAACATCTCTTCAATAGTGCTCCACAACTTTTGCATTGTGACAGTCCAGCATTTCTTCAATGCTGGCCCAACAAAAAATAGAATTGGCTATTTTCTGCTTCGGCGATCTGCCTTTCCCAACTTATCCCGGAATCCATTATTCTCAAAGAAGGTACTCATCATTCTCGCGCCTCTATTATCAGAGAGTGACTGTATATTTTTTATTGGCATAACTATATCATTCTCTTGAAAAGGTTGTCAATTGGTTTTTGGATGGAGCGTTAATTCGGGGGTAGGGTTGATAAATTTTCACTTCCTTTTTGAGGATTTTTCTTTTAAATGTATTCGCTTATAATATATATAAAATAAACTATATATGTATCAGAAAGGAGTGCTTCCCATCAAAGAATTGACTCTCGGTATTATTTCATCCATGTTCTTTGCCGTCACCTTCATCCTGAACCGGTCCATGGAACTGGCCGGCGGAAGCTGGATGTGGAGTTCGTCCCTGCGTTTTTTGTTCATGCTTCCATTCCTTTTCATTATTGTAGGTTTACGAAAGAATATAAATCAAGTGTGGATCGAAATGAAGAAGAAACCATACGAGTGGCTGACGTGGAGCTTTGTCGGGTTTGTCCTCTTTTATGGTCCTTTGACGTATGCGGCAGCATATGGACCCGGCTGGCTTGTTGCGGGCACGTGGCAATTCACGATTGTGGCAGGGATCCTGCTCGCTCCCTTGTTTTTCACTTCAGGACCTGTGAGACGCAGGCACTCCATTCAAAAAAGGGCTCTCGGCATTTCCTCGATCATTTTAATCGGGGTACTGTTCATTCAACAGGAAAATGCCAGTGGGCTGTCTCTTTCAGAAGTGATCACAGGAGTCTTACCGGTGATCGTCGCAGCGTTCGCTTACCCTCTTGGGAACCGTAAAATGATGGAGGTATGCGGAGGGAAGCTTGATACGTTTCAACGGGTGCTCGGAATGACGATCGCAAGTACTCCCTTGTGGCTGATCCTTGGAAGCTATGCGTTTTTTAGAGTAGGCATCCCCTCCACTGGTCAAGTGACACAATCCTTTATCGTAGCCGTTTGCTCAGGTGTGATTGCGACTTCCCTCTTTTTTCTTGCGACGAATATGGCAAGGCATCATCCCGGGAAGCTTGCGGCAGTGGAAGCGACCCAGTCGACCCAGATCCTGTTCGTCATCATGGGAGAAGCGGCCATCCTTTCCGTTCCCTTTCCGTCAGGATTCGCTCTCCTCGGCATCCTCCTGATCATCACAGGAATGATCATCCACACCGTCAACGTTAAAAGAATGAATGGCGGTGTGGTGAAACCGGTAAAATCCGCTAGCTAAAAAAGGAGGAGCATCCCACCCTGGGGATACTCCTCCTTTCTAATTATTTAAATACCTGCCTTCTCATCCACTGGGTCGCAGCCCATTTATCCCCGATGACAACCGGTGCACCGCCATGCAGCGTTAAATCGTTCAGTTCCTGATTATCATAGAAATATTCAAAGTAAACGGCCATCCCTTTTTGCGGGGAGACAGACAGGCCAAGTTTCGGAAAGTACGTTTCACCGCCCTCCTCCACGTCGTTAAGGTACATGACAAGGGTACTGATCCTCGGATTCTTCACCGGTCTTGCAGATGCCGAGAAAAAATCAAAGTGCGCCTTGTATTCCTGACCAGGCTTATAGTTCAGGATCTGAAGACCCTCCCCGTGCTCGACGGGTATATTCATAATTTGAGAGACTCGCTTTTCAACCCGTGTCACGACGTCATGGCTTTCTTCCAAAAAGACAGAACTGCTCGTTCTCAGTCCATCGACTGTCCGGGTATTCCCGATTTTTGAGCGCTCGACCCGATCTTTTGACAATTGGATGAGTTCATCACATTCTTCATGACTCAGCACATTGCCAAGGACGACGATCAGGGGCTCCTCCATTTTCACGATGATCTGGATATCCCGGTCTTCGGTCTTGATCTTATTCCCCGTGTGGTGAAAAATCGTTTGTTCCTTTACAGCTATATCAGTCGTATTCATTGCCAACTTTCATCAACCTCTAATCGTATTTTTAACATTCTGAATTCTTACATTGGTGGAAGCATTCTTTGAATCTTCCAGACTGGGAAAACGATAGCAACTTTGGCATAACTGTATCTTTTATTCGGTTGTTTCCTCCTGCATGTCAAAATATGAGAGTGTATTTTTATATATTTTACACCCGGGATGAGGGGAATTCTATCTTTATTTTTTCTTTTTCCGCTGAAAAATAACGAGGCTGATTCAGGTGTAGGATTGGCGTGGGTTCAGGCATGTCACAGAAAGGACACGTAGTCAAAACTCATAAAAAAAGACTGCCGAATCCCATCCGACAGTCCATCCATTTATTTCTTCAATGCTTCATACTGAACTAATACTTCCTCCACAATTTCACTATCCGCATCCAGTCCGCTCACTTTTTTCAAAACATATGCAGGGCCGTGTTCCTTGATCATGCCCTGGATTTCCATGGCCTGTTCGTCTTCAGGATTGTCGAACAGGAGCGCTGCTGCAATCGCTTTGGCGAGATACGAATAAGAAAGTCCTGCTTTTTGAGCTTCTGTGGTCGGGCGGATCAATCGGTCATCGGGACCAAGTTTCCTGATCGGCGCGCGTCCCACACGGGTCACATCATCATTCAGGTAGGCGTTTTTGAAGCGTTCGATGTTTTTATCAATATAAGCAAGATGGTCGTTTTCATCGAGACCATATTGCTTCACAAGGTAGGCACCTGTTTCTTTCAACGTTTCCTTCACTTGTGCAGCGATTCCGTCATCGGCCAATGTCTGATCAATGGTCGATTTCCCTTGCAGATATCCAAGGTAAGCAATGACGGCGTGCCCTGTGTTCACCGTGAACAGCTTCCGTTCGATGAAGGGTGCTAGATCTTCCACGATCGTCATTCCTTCAACTGGCGGGATTTCTTCCGTGGTCTCGACCACCCACTCGTAGTATGGTTCAACGAGGACGTCCAATGAACCTTGATCCTGCATCGGTACAATGCGATCAACCGCTGAATTGAAGAAGAAGACTTTGCCTTCAAGCTTTGCAGCCGTTTCTTCATTAAGATTTTCTAAAATATGCTTTTTCAAAATATCTGTTGCACCGATCTGGTTTTCACATGCGATGACGTATAACGGTTCCTCTGAAGAGGCCACTCGCTTAGTGATCCCTTTAGCGATCAGGGGTGCGATCCGTGGCAGGATGTTCGGTCCGATTGCCGTCGTAAGGTAAGTAGACGAGACGATCGTATCGATTACTTCCCCTTCCTGATGAAGGTTGTTCAGGCCGGACACATTCTCGATCGTTTCCGTTTCCATCGTTTCCGTTGCAAGCTTCACCTCATAGCGTCCTTCTTCATTCAGTTTATTGATCACTTGTTCCGCAATATCCACAAAGGTCACATGGTAACCTGATTGGGAAAACAATGCTCCGATAAACCCTCTGCCTATGTTTCCTGCTCCAAAATGTATGGCTTGTTTCAACATCATCATTCCTTTATCAAATTAGTTTGTAAGTAGTCCAGAAAGATTTCTTCTAATTTCTTTAAAATGATCGCTTCGTTCGTGGACGAATAAATCATCATCGATCGATGATCTTCGATTAAACTTGTAGAGATCAGGCTGAGGATTTCCTGTTCCCGCCTGCTCAATTCTTCCGGGGCAAGCATTAGGAGAAGGCTCTTCATCTCCATCTCCGCACCATCCATCCCCTTGATCTTGCAAGGTTCATCCAGATGGGCCACCTGGAAGATCAGCTTATTTACGTTATGATCCCGGCAATGAAAAAGCCCCATATTCGTGTTCGGGATGCCCAGTCCGCCTTTCTTCTCCCTTTCCAACAGTTGGTCCAGGACCACTCGAGGCTGTTGAAGAAGTCCGTCCCTGTAAGCCTGCTCCACCATTTCAATCAGGATCCTGACGTGATTTCCCGCCGACTGCTTCCGGTACACGCGGAAATTGGTAAGGATGGCTTCCATGCTGGAATGGACATCTTTGATCTCCTGAAGGAGCATTCTCACTTCGGCTTTCCCATCAGACTTCTGTGATGGTTTCAAATATTTTTTCCTCGTCAGCTTCTCGACGTTATTCTGCAGATAGCTTTGGATGAATCCGATGTCCTTCTCACTCAATAATGGACTCACCAGAATATACTCCACTTCCGTAAAAGGAAGCCTGACGGTGGAAATGACAATGTCATACTCCTCAAGATCCGCTGTCTGGAAATCCTTGATCGACAGGATTTCCACCTTGTTGATCATGCTCAACTCCCGCTGGATGCGGCTTGCGAGCATCTTGGACGTCCCGATTCCTGTGGGACATACGACCACGGCTTGGACATTTACCTTTTCTTCATTCATCAGCATGGCGGATCCGAAATGAAGGACGATGAATGCCACTTCATCATCCGGAAACGAGATATCCCTAAACTCCATTTCCAGACTTTTTTTCACCGCTAGAAATAAGACCGGATACTTTTTCTTGATTTCATCCGTCAGGGGATTGAAAAGGTCCAGTTCCTGCTGCAAGCGGAAGATGGACGGTCCCATATGGGCTAGGAGCCCCTGGAACAGGGAAAAGTCATCGGACAGATCAACGTGGAGGTCTGCCGAAACATCTTTTATGATATTTTTGATAAGGTGCCCAAGGAGGATACTGTCATAGTAAACGACTTCTGGATCCTGCACCTTTGATCCTTTCAAAATGACCGTCAAGAATTGTACATCCAGATCGTTGATTGAAACGGAAAGCCGCTGTTTCAGTTCCCCGCATATCATGTCCATCAACTGAAACTCCCGGGGTGCCCCTTCTTCAGATGGTTCCCTTTGCTGTAATCCGAATCCCTTTTCGGTTCGTTGGACTGTCAGGCAGATATGCACGACAAGACCGATATAATCACTGTCCGTTAACGTGATCTGCTCGTCCGCCAAATGATGATTCACCACCTGGTCGACGGCGAGTAAATAGTCCGGCTTGAAATAACCGAGAACCGGTTCATCAAGATGATGGCCCTCTTGCATCCCATACAGTGTCTCGATGATGTCTTCATAAAAATGGACCAGGAAAAAACTTGCCAGGGCATGACGCTTGTCGGCTTCTTCCGCCATAAGCTCCACCCCCACCCCTCGTTTCCTCGTCAGGGTGATCCCGTACTTCTGAAGCCAATCCGCAAGCTCATCCAGATAAGAAGACAAGGTCGTCACGCTGATTCCGAGCTGTCTCGCAAGCACCTGTTTTTTAAAAGATGGCCCTTCATGGAGAAGGATGATCAGGAGATTCAGCTTTCGTTCCTCAGGTGTTTCGTCGGTCGGACTCACATCCGCAAGGTTTTGTATTAAACGATAAATATGCTCGTTCTTCCCATCGATGAACAGACCTTCATTGGCCGTCCTTTTCAATTCCAGATGGTACTGCTTTAAAATGCTTTCGATTGATTTCAAATTTCGCTGTACGGTTCTTCCGCTCACATTCAAAAACGCAGAGAGAGAGTACACGGTATGTTTCCCCGATGTTTTTACAATCAATTCGATTATGGATTTTTCCCTTGATGTAATAAACATACTTTCCCCTCTTTCCCTGGCATGAGCTTTTTTCAAAACAAATGAGAACAGAAAGGCAGGAATCCCGCCTTTCTGAATGATTGTTCTAGTTACTGTTGATGATGTCTTTCAGTTCTTTGGCCGTTTTCGCCTGAACCATCTTATCGACGTTTTCCTGTTCGGAGCAGACAACGGCGATACCTGAAAGGATTTCCAAATGCGTTCCATCCTTACCGGCAATACCGAAGATCATCTTCGCCTTCTCTCCGTTGAAATCGACGCCGTCTGGAACTTGAACGACGGTGAATCCGGATTTGATGACGGCTTTCTTCGCGTCTTCCGTACCGTGTGGGATCGCTACATTATTACCCATATACGTAGATGTGATTCCTTCTCTATCAATCATAGCATCTACATAGCTTTCTTCCACATACCCTGCTTTCACAAGAGCTTCCCCGGCGAAACGGATCGCCTCTTCTTTCGTGGAGAATGACTGATTCATGAAGATGTTCTCTTCAAGAAGAAGATCGTCATCGTGATCTGCATTCGGTTCAGCGTTAACCGCCTCTTCCTCTGCCTCTTCGACAACCTCTGCCTGCTCATCCGTGATCCCGTCCTGAAGACTCGCGATCAGCTTGTCGTACTCAGGGCTGGATAGGAAGTTATCCACAGAGATGTGATACGCATTCGGAAGCTTATTTTTCGCACGTGGCGTCAATTCTTCCTGTGTGATGACCACTTGAGCGTCTGATGGCAGATTGCTGATGGATGTGTTCGTCACGCTGACATCGAGATTCGCTGCCTTCACTTTTTTACGCAGAAGGGAAGCACCCATGGCACTTGAGCCCATTCCTGCATCACAGGCAAAGACGATCTTGTTAACTTCTTCAGGCAGTGTTCCCTTGCTCACATGACCGGCAACGGAACTCTTCTTGCCTTTCATTTCCTGCATTTTCTTGGTTGCCCCTTCGATATCTTCGTCTGTCGCTTTACTTGATTTCAAGATGATGGCAGACACGATGAAGGACACAGCTGTTGCGACAAGGATCGCTGCATAGTTGGCAAGGTACGCCATTCCTTCAGGAGGAGTAACCGCTGTAATCGCAATGATACTTCCCGGTGATGCCGGTGATACCAGTCCGCCACCCAATAATACAAGAGTGAAGACCCCACTCATTCCACCAAGGATGACGGAGATGAACAACTTCGGCTTCATTAATACGTAAGGGAAATAAATCTCGTGAATCCCACCAAGGAAATGGATGATCGCTGCTCCTGGAGCCGATTGTTTCGCTGTTCCTCTTCCAAACAACATAAAGGCAAGAAGAACACCAAAACCTGGTCCCGGATTCGCTTCTAATAGGAATAGAATCGATTTCCCACCCTGTTGAACCTGCTCAAGACCTATTGGTGACAGGACACCGTGGTTGATGGCATTATTTAAAAATAGAATCTTCGCTGGTTCGATCAGGATACTGGTTAATGGAAGCAGGCCTGCTGCAACCAGCCAGTCAACACCTTCAACGAGTAGACTTGTAAATGCGTCCACGGCAGGTCCGACACCTAAGAATGCCAGAATGGCAAGGATTCCCCCAAGGATACCAGCCGAGAAGTTATTCACGAGCATTTCAAATCCTGCCCGTATCTTCCCTTCGATCATTCCATCAAATTTCTTGATCACATATGCTCCAAGCGGCCCCATGACCATGGCCCCCAAGAACATCGG
The DNA window shown above is from Rossellomorea vietnamensis and carries:
- a CDS encoding ABC transporter permease subunit, producing MNLKSIGSMVLKFVFVLFGIILLTGLIGLFNEGVDLSLKQYMLNIVEISTSLVHSESMTITNESNNSYPMFPAFWEPYFYSVSIFLSAFLLSILMGIFLAYLTHLLPSGWSTFILRATNLLESTPDIFILIVIQYSVIFILKETGVLLFPIVGSQEKVYFVPIVTLCILPTIMLFRIIYLLVSDEYGKPYVDLIKSRGMSKHSIFFIHVLRNISFSLLNHSKSIILFLLSSLIVFERLFNIYGITHFILSFSQMDVICFSLIMFYLPVFVLLILIRLFVDWKTGQKVAI
- the lysA gene encoding diaminopimelate decarboxylase — its product is MSTVDVNVQGDLTIGGIGTGDLVERYGTPLMVYDEGMIRGNAKLFRDAFNESGLKYQVAYASKAFLCKEMVRLAEQENLSLDVVSGGELYTALEAGFPAARIHFHGNNKSEDELLMALEAEIGCFVVDSFLELELLHDLAKEREQEVQILIRVTPGVEAHTHEYITTGQEDSKFGFSISNGQAATAIGLAIRKPYFSLLGLHSHIGSQIFEQEGFDQAIRVLSDFMQRIRIDLDVMMPVLNIGGGFGVRYTEEDQPLPIPTYVKGITDSVKTYFAKNEYPLPEVWVEPGRSMVAEAGTTLYKVGSKKIIPDVRTYVAIDGGMTDNIRPALYQAKYHAVLANRPNEECTELVSIAGKCCESGDMLIWDLMLPPTNYGDILAVFSTGAYGYSMASNYNRIPRPAVVFVDNGESRVVIERETYEDLVRKDR
- a CDS encoding multidrug resistance efflux transporter family protein; translated protein: MKELTLGIISSMFFAVTFILNRSMELAGGSWMWSSSLRFLFMLPFLFIIVGLRKNINQVWIEMKKKPYEWLTWSFVGFVLFYGPLTYAAAYGPGWLVAGTWQFTIVAGILLAPLFFTSGPVRRRHSIQKRALGISSIILIGVLFIQQENASGLSLSEVITGVLPVIVAAFAYPLGNRKMMEVCGGKLDTFQRVLGMTIASTPLWLILGSYAFFRVGIPSTGQVTQSFIVAVCSGVIATSLFFLATNMARHHPGKLAAVEATQSTQILFVIMGEAAILSVPFPSGFALLGILLIITGMIIHTVNVKRMNGGVVKPVKSAS
- a CDS encoding 2OG-Fe(II) oxygenase, whose protein sequence is MNTTDIAVKEQTIFHHTGNKIKTEDRDIQIIVKMEEPLIVVLGNVLSHEECDELIQLSKDRVERSKIGNTRTVDGLRTSSSVFLEESHDVVTRVEKRVSQIMNIPVEHGEGLQILNYKPGQEYKAHFDFFSASARPVKNPRISTLVMYLNDVEEGGETYFPKLGLSVSPQKGMAVYFEYFYDNQELNDLTLHGGAPVVIGDKWAATQWMRRQVFK
- a CDS encoding mannitol-1-phosphate 5-dehydrogenase → MKQAIHFGAGNIGRGFIGALFSQSGYHVTFVDIAEQVINKLNEEGRYEVKLATETMETETIENVSGLNNLHQEGEVIDTIVSSTYLTTAIGPNILPRIAPLIAKGITKRVASSEEPLYVIACENQIGATDILKKHILENLNEETAAKLEGKVFFFNSAVDRIVPMQDQGSLDVLVEPYYEWVVETTEEIPPVEGMTIVEDLAPFIERKLFTVNTGHAVIAYLGYLQGKSTIDQTLADDGIAAQVKETLKETGAYLVKQYGLDENDHLAYIDKNIERFKNAYLNDDVTRVGRAPIRKLGPDDRLIRPTTEAQKAGLSYSYLAKAIAAALLFDNPEDEQAMEIQGMIKEHGPAYVLKKVSGLDADSEIVEEVLVQYEALKK
- a CDS encoding BglG family transcription antiterminator, with amino-acid sequence MFITSREKSIIELIVKTSGKHTVYSLSAFLNVSGRTVQRNLKSIESILKQYHLELKRTANEGLFIDGKNEHIYRLIQNLADVSPTDETPEERKLNLLIILLHEGPSFKKQVLARQLGISVTTLSSYLDELADWLQKYGITLTRKRGVGVELMAEEADKRHALASFFLVHFYEDIIETLYGMQEGHHLDEPVLGYFKPDYLLAVDQVVNHHLADEQITLTDSDYIGLVVHICLTVQRTEKGFGLQQREPSEEGAPREFQLMDMICGELKQRLSVSINDLDVQFLTVILKGSKVQDPEVVYYDSILLGHLIKNIIKDVSADLHVDLSDDFSLFQGLLAHMGPSIFRLQQELDLFNPLTDEIKKKYPVLFLAVKKSLEMEFRDISFPDDEVAFIVLHFGSAMLMNEEKVNVQAVVVCPTGIGTSKMLASRIQRELSMINKVEILSIKDFQTADLEEYDIVISTVRLPFTEVEYILVSPLLSEKDIGFIQSYLQNNVEKLTRKKYLKPSQKSDGKAEVRMLLQEIKDVHSSMEAILTNFRVYRKQSAGNHVRILIEMVEQAYRDGLLQQPRVVLDQLLEREKKGGLGIPNTNMGLFHCRDHNVNKLIFQVAHLDEPCKIKGMDGAEMEMKSLLLMLAPEELSRREQEILSLISTSLIEDHRSMMIYSSTNEAIILKKLEEIFLDYLQTNLIKE
- a CDS encoding PTS mannitol transporter subunit IICBA is translated as MAQSNMKVAVQKFGNFLSSMVLPNIGAFIAWGLITALFIPTGFFPNESLAKLVGPMVTYLLPLLIGYTGGKLVHDQRGGVVGAIATMGVIVGAPDTPMFLGAMVMGPLGAYVIKKFDGMIEGKIRAGFEMLVNNFSAGILGGILAILAFLGVGPAVDAFTSLLVEGVDWLVAAGLLPLTSILIEPAKILFLNNAINHGVLSPIGLEQVQQGGKSILFLLEANPGPGFGVLLAFMLFGRGTAKQSAPGAAIIHFLGGIHEIYFPYVLMKPKLFISVILGGMSGVFTLVLLGGGLVSPASPGSIIAITAVTPPEGMAYLANYAAILVATAVSFIVSAIILKSSKATDEDIEGATKKMQEMKGKKSSVAGHVSKGTLPEEVNKIVFACDAGMGSSAMGASLLRKKVKAANLDVSVTNTSISNLPSDAQVVITQEELTPRAKNKLPNAYHISVDNFLSSPEYDKLIASLQDGITDEQAEVVEEAEEEAVNAEPNADHDDDLLLEENIFMNQSFSTKEEAIRFAGEALVKAGYVEESYVDAMIDREGITSTYMGNNVAIPHGTEDAKKAVIKSGFTVVQVPDGVDFNGEKAKMIFGIAGKDGTHLEILSGIAVVCSEQENVDKMVQAKTAKELKDIINSN